The following proteins are co-located in the Leptodactylus fuscus isolate aLepFus1 chromosome 8, aLepFus1.hap2, whole genome shotgun sequence genome:
- the CCDC196 gene encoding coiled-coil domain-containing protein 196, whose amino-acid sequence MDDTKRRWEIQDFTFDRCKRGNQGFERILLQLFGYLGHGKSSFINTIMCVWSNSKYKNYAKAVGSYGGNTTERQTYQLTKKIVLVDNRGCASMNTYETGEIFAQLGNLLPLGQQVGYSKGFELADRIVEAQPYVKASDFIIPIFVYSVRNTPTQELKEELKEIFKTATKLTMVVPTVVLTHKTHDNYKEIKNLFIDIGADKIFDLENYTEKNPNRIKKTDEEIISFLHEVIKDAQFRANEPRNADQEMIDRKLFVLNFIHNRELENQRKILEKQKQAEKNGMEQVFRQKQEEVEKTLERNRKLHRERMERLEREFERQRLRDQFEHEQRMKQLDKKKGKDKKK is encoded by the exons ATGGATGATACAAAACGGAGATGGGAGATCCAAGATTTTACTTTTGACAGATGTAAAAGGGGCAACCAAGGTTTTGAGAGAATCCTCCTGCAGCTATTCGGGTATCTCGGCCATGGCAAGTCGTCATTTATAAACACTATTATGTGTGTGTGGTCCAACAGTAAGTACAAGAACTATGCAAAAGCAGTAGGCTCCTACGGGGGTAACACAACGGAGAGGCAGACTTATCAACTGACCAAGAAGATTGTCCTGGTGGACAACAGGGGCTGCGCCTCAATGAACACCTACGAGACCGGAGAGATCTTCGCCCAACTTG GAAACTTGTTGCCTCTAGGCCAGCAGGTCGGGTACAGTAAAGGATTTGAGCTGGCAGACAGGATTGTAGAAGCACAACCTTATGTTAAAGCCTCCGATTTCATTATTCCTATATTCGTGTACAG tGTGAGAAACACACCAACTCAAGAACTTAAGGAGGAGCTAAAAGAAATAtttaaaactgcaacaaaactcACAA TGGTCGTTCCCACCGTTGTACTCACTCACAAGACTCATGACAACTATAAAGAAATCAAAAATTTGTTCATAGACATCGGAGCCGATAAGATTTTTGACCTTGAAAATTACACCGAAAAAAATCCAAACAGAATTAAGAAAACAGACGAGGAGATCATCAGTTTTCTGCATGAAGTCATCAAAGACGCTCAGTTCCGAGCCAACGAGCCCCGGAATGCAGATCAGGAGATGATTGATCGGAAGTTGTTTGTATTGAACTTTATTCACAACAGGGAACTGGAGAATCAGAGAAAAATTCTAGAAAAACAGAAACAGGCGGAGAAAAATGGGATGGAGCAAGTATTCAGACAGAAGCAGGAAGAGGTGGAAAAAACGCTGGAGAGAAATAGGAAACTACATCGCGAAAGAATGGAGAGACTGGAACGAGAATTCGAGAGACAGAGATTACGAGATCAGTTTGAGCATGAACAGAGAATGAAACAGCTGGATAAGAAAAAAGGAAAGGATAAAAAGAAATAA